DNA sequence from the Carassius auratus strain Wakin unplaced genomic scaffold, ASM336829v1 scaf_tig00014207, whole genome shotgun sequence genome:
GTTATGCTGGGCCCAGATCTTCATGGTTTAGGCTTTAACTATCTTTACCCAGAAGCAGAAATCTATGGTAAACCCGGGAATTCACAAAcataattaaacaaatttaagAATCCTACATTTTGGAGAGTCCCATGCAATTGtatgccttttttttctctcacttcaACATGGTACATTTCTCTACAGAATATGGTTATGAAATATCAGATTAGTAAATTAGTAAATTATTTCTCATGAGTCTTAGTGTCTGTATACTTACCCAGTACATTCTCTCATGAAGTATGCAGAACACATGCACTATGCATCCAAACATTTCTGAGAACCATCACTCACCTATgccaacacaaacacagagaaaatagttttaaaatacaaatctaatTTTACAACATGTCATGATATAACTGGCAATGTAGTTAACTAAATGTTTAgacattattacaattacaatactACAACTGCTACCTATTTACTTACAGAGCGCAAAATTTAacaaagattttaaatatattaagacaaaaaaaaaaaaaaacatctatagtttacattaaattttacatattatttagcaAAACAAACTCCATTGACCACTCAGCCTGACCTCAGTGCATGGGTAGATAGCCACATTCTGAACTTTGCATGCACTTGATTTGCCAGCCATTCTCCCACTGCATCTGTGTTACAGCTGGAATGTCAGAGAGCACCAGTTACATAAGAAATCAGGGATGGGCATTTCTTATTTTTCCTTTGGAGCACATGACAGATCAGCAAAACTTTTCCTCAACTACTGAGATGTGCAAGTCACAAtgataatgaaacattttaaataaaacatagttTTGACAACTGTAGAGAGAAAAGTAGCATTACTAGATTATTAAAAATGCATCCGTTTTTGAAAAATAAACGTATGTAGGAATGTCACtattaaaaaaatcatgattgTTAAGTCCTGTGCCGGGAGGGCCAGTACCCTGCCAAGTATAACACCGACCAGCTCCAACACACtagcttggaagtttctagtcaCACCCTACATGCCTATTCACCATTTCCTTCATTAGTCCACTAATATAGTCCAGTTGAAAGAGTTAATGAAAACACAGGTGAGCGAATTCAGACACTGAGTGTGCCGGAAGGACTGCTGATTTTGCATAGTTTGTGCTTgctctttaatattcattttaatcttAGCAAACTGGTAGCTCCACTAATGAAAAGATTTATCTTAACTCTGTCATGAAAACAAGCATGTATAAACCTTAATTAACCTATAAAAGGAATCTATACCTGTATGACATTACACTGCACCCACATTGAGCAAGCAGGTTGGAAAATGTTTGGATGGAAGGATTATTCAGCTCCAGGCGCCATCTTCTGGTGAGTCGTGGGAACTCGTTCAGAAGGACCATAGTGCAATATGGGTGCTAAGGTTAACATTGGTTGTATAGTCATTTTTGTGGTCCATTGCTGGATTGAATTAATGTACTTGATAATGTCCACTATGCTTTCAAACCTCACTGGTGccctatttaaaaatatagagGGTATAGCTTGGTAATCCTGAACACCTTGATgatctggttcaggtgtgtttaattaaggttcccttacgaaaaaaaatcaattttttatactgttttattaaagtaaaactgtagtaacccatgtttttttgtGTCTTGACTACCATTTATAGAACCcaagatttactacaaataccatggttaaactaataataaaactaatttagcaaaaccatggttaatttgtggtaacCATGGtgtaactatagtaaccatgtttttttttttttttttttttttggttttatttgtagtaaaaccatggttacattTCGTAAGGGTTGGAGCTACcctttgcaggacagtggcccttcaGGAACAGATTTCAGGATTCAGACTCTCCTGAAATAATGCCGCATTCCAGGCAACCCTTAActtgtgtttttccaaccttctacccattaaagtgcactggaacagcaGTCAAACCCTTGACTTTCCACCagtgaactcgtactagatcgatgtactcccagTTCCGAGCTGATGTCACATAGCCCACGAAACAACAATGGCAGCCCCTACAGATAATATTTTCTATGGATGCTGTGTTTATCCAAgtggtacatgttgaaaaaaacaattttaagacaatgtaatattgcaataaaatgtataatctagctacaattccttgcgctcagaaatTTTTAGAACAGTAGTATTTTCACAAGCAAACAAATTCTAAGTCAggttttaaaaaagttatttctatcttttgttgTAGtctgtcagtaggaaatatcagtatatattttccAACGTTCCTTTTTGTCATTAATTGTGGTAATCCATTGAGATTTTTCAGAGGGGAACTGTagtgaagtatttttactttactcaagtaaatttaaaaagtatctgtagtttttctttggaaaattttacttcactacattccaaagcataatgtCATACTTTTTACTacactacatttcataaattaaagttgttgttgttgttgttttaccgtTAATacttaagaacattaaaaaagtaaacattaagtctttgaattacttttacttgagtaaaagaaagaaagtaatagatttgtaatgtaattaaatattaaattatatttaatatgagatGCAGAGCTGTAAAAAGTACAATGCTTTGAATTAAagttttctaaagaaaaacacTATGATAAATTACTGACACTTCAAAAGTACTTTTACAGCGGAGTAAAAATACTTCACTTCTGTCCACCtctgagatttttgtttgcacaagcagtctgacagcagtcagtgctccacacagagatctgatctagtcatcatccagtctgtctggaataacataaagaaacagaaaaaactgAGACTGAGACTGAAATGTTTCCAGGATTCTtgaagaaacctacctgcaaagcttcagtactgttaaaagttttaagcacttgtgtaaaaatactGCAAACCCAATCTTTGGTGATGTCCATGAGTTCCAGACTTAAGGCAGTCATTGCCTGCAAAGGATTctcaacaaaatataaaaaaataacattttaattatgattataCTTATTTGTCCAATTACGTCTGAGCCCCTGCAATTGGGGGGACTTTGtataaaaattaatgtaattcCTAAGCATTTATCTTATAATTTTGTCAAACCCCTTGCATTAAAGCTTATGGTCTGCACTACAATTTCATTTTGATTGCTTAATATTCTAATCTGGTGGCATATATAGCCAAATTATATAAACCGTTTCAGTGTCTATATGGACCTATATGGCGTGTATTTTTCCAACACCTAacagtgtatttattattattattattattattattattattacatattttattttttactttgtgtttgctgGGTTTCTACAGGTTTCATTTGGGTAaccttaaaaagaaaattaagaccAAGTATAAATAGAGAggctaataaaataattaactgaaGGGAACCCATATGTCAACATATTCTCTAATTGTAAATGTCTAGGTAGCACACAATATATTAGGAGCACTTAAAAGTCAGTAATTAcaactttctttttatttaacccTGGTTTGTATTGTGTTATACATATGAGTATTTTGTCAAGCCATTTATCAATGCATTCATTGTGAGCATGAACTTTTGCTAAATACTTTTGCAGATTCATTGAATAAATCCAAAATATGGAGCATATGATTGCTGACATGTTGATTTAGggttgataaaaaaagaaaagaaaaattgatgTTGTTGGTTTCTGCTTAGATGCATGTTTGGATGCACATCTAAATAGTGCCTGCATATACATTtcttaaatcattataaataatataaatgatgaaatatataattaaattataaataattataaataattaaatagtagGTGTTTTGGCTGATAGTGAAACAAAAATAGGCAAAGTGTTCAACAGTACAGTATTAGGGGTCAATAAGGTTGAAACCTATACattgttagatagatagatagatagatagatagatagatagatagatagatagatagatagatagatagcatatGTAATAGAACTTAAatgaaattcaattaaattaaaatatacaaatttaaacGAATTAAAAAGAGTTATATAAACTCTTATAGTAGCTTCTTATTGATGCTTAAATAACAAGAAGGCCAAATGTATGTCTTTTAGAAATTTTTGCATTTCTTcatataacgttacacttattttcattttcgtCAGGGCTACTGTTTCACATGTGGCATAATGCAAACTAATTTAGATCTCCACGACCTCTGTCAGGTTGGTTTAGTTAATCAGTTGCGAGGATAATGCAAAATAAACGcctcaaatacaaaaaaacaaaaaacaaaaaaacaacaacaacgtcaTGAAGACATAGTCGTACCTTAACTCACTTTAAAACAAGCCACGAGATCATGGAAAACAACCAATCTCagtcatttacttttttattacaataaatagaaACACGTTAAAtagcaaaatacaaataaactgtGCTTGCCACTGAACAATAAGTTTATTGTTGAAAATACGTTACTTACAATTTACGTGTCGCATTGAACACTCAACCTTTCCTCGTCACGTCAAAACAGAGCGTCTGTCACAACACAACACTAAACACCACAACTTAACTTATTTGTAGGTGATTGACAGGCGTGAATGACCAATCAAACAGTAAGATGAAAATCGTCACCGTAGCAGTTGCATGAATTGTCAACTCTTTCAGCCAATGGAATAAGGATGATAACTGTTTTACCCTCCTATTgactaaacagaaataaaacgaAGTCGTGCCGATTGACAGAATTACTGACGAGTCCTAAATGTTAGATTTTCTTAAAGGGAAGTGAGTGGCAGTAAAATCGgaaaatgacagtttattacacaAATCATAAGCGCGAGGAAAGGAGGGTTTTGTGGTGGGCGTGGCCAAATCTTGGTTTGGTTGCATCGCAGCGCATACACAATGGCTGCTGGAAAGAGGGGAAAGCAAACAATTTTTAGGCCCGCCGCGTCCAGcaaaaaatatgagaaaaaaattgttaaaaatccGGGGAATAGTTGAAAGTCCAGAAAAATACCATAGAAGGGATGTTAACGCTCCCACGGTGAGTTTTATGCATATTTAGGAAATTGTTACGACgttctttaattaaaatatcgGGGTTATTCAAATTATGAGAGAGGGGTGAGCTAGagaaaaaaagtttggggttaatcaGCGCCTAGTTTGGGACCTGAGAGAAAAGCAACGAAAGACTGAATTAAATAGTAAATGTaacacaattctgtttttttgtttctgtcaAGTCAGGTTGCGCTCGGGCGAATGTCAATAAACAGAGAAACGCGTGAAGTTGTAAAagttgaaaaaaagtttttgaaaaaattgtTTTGAGATTTTctccaaaatacagtaacaacatGGCTAAGGTGATAGCTATAGCAAACCCCTgagaatttaaatatataaaaaagcacgCTGCATACATGGTGCGAAAATTTTGACACAAACATGCACGCGAATCGAACACAAACACGGGGTTAGTGATTAAAGCACCTTTTCATGTTTGTAATCACATTTAAACGCACAATGTAATAAGTAGGCTAAGCGGCGTAATTATGCTCAGTGTTGGCACAGTTTACAAAGTTAGTTGTTTGGGAGTCACAGTCAGTGAACTACCCTATTGGGGTGTCAATGAGTTATACAAAGTTGCACTAGGGTCATTATAGGAAGAGAAAGCTGCTTGTCAATATCGAAAACAACCAAAATGGTGGGAGAAGTGAAGGGGGACTAATTAGAAGATGCTGATCAGAACTCTTCAGTGTTCATCTGTCTAGCTTCTACTCCGAGAGAAAGTCACCAGGAAGAGTGATTGACGAAGGACCATTCGATCTTAAATCTTAAATAACAGAATcctgtaatgatgctgacaatagTTTGATTCTACTCTGGACACCGAGAAGTAAATAGCCTATCGGAGTTGTTGGTTGCTAAGACAAGGTTTGTGGTGTGTTTCTGTAGAATGTCAGCGTACATTTATTGTAGGCTATAGTTTTCAATCAGATATAGTTTCATATGAAACATGTGCATGTGATGGAGCTGCGTGTGGTAACGCGAGAGCATCAGCGGCATTGTGCGCAAAATAGCCCACAATGTAGAGCTGTTTAAATCGGCGCACTACGCGCGCGCGCGTGTTTGCTATAGAGATAGAAGgtttacataaacatattttggCTACACACGGCATATGGCCAGATGCGGTGGAAGGTTGGAAGTTAAGATTCTCTATCTGGGCTATGAAGCACCTTTATCCATACTGCTCCTGGatgttcgtaaaaaaaaaaaaaaaatcacgtgaAAGGGGTCATCGGGTTTTCCGCGCAGTTGTTGTGAAtgtgaagttaaaaaaaaaaacaaaaaaaaaaaaaaaaaacccacaaaaccTTCCCCCGTAACTCACTATATTAGTAGTGTGAAATGCATGGATCtgttgcatagaaaaaaaaaagcatttagcaTTCAGGAAATGTTTTCGTAGCCTATATTTAGATCTTATAATTTATTTCGGCAGTCAAAAAGCTTAAATAATTGTTGGTCCGCGTAATGAAGTTGTAAGACTTGGTGCCGCGAGGaatgtaaaattttgaaatatgaataactgaaaaaaaaaaatggtccatGCAGGTCGCACTCCTAATAGCCTTATAAGAGActacacatgatttttttttttttttttttttttttagcagacttCCTGCAGCTTAAACAACACAAAGACCATAGGTTTGATTCCTAGGGAAAGCTAGAACCTTTACCCAGATGGAAGTTGTGCCTTTAATAGCTTTGGATAAGCTTTTGCCAAATTACATGTATTATGTAgcctatttaattaaatgtgaatgAGTAGAATATTTTATCCTTTACTTGTGTTTGTTTAGGCtacgttttatttattaaaactgttacAATTTAGCCAAGTAGTGAATTCTTAGATAAAGATGGTGCTTTATGTTCTCTTGCATTGAAATGTCTAGAACTTCATTAAAATATGTGTAATAAagtatatatgttaactaatgaatctCTGCAGACAATAGTGCTTTATCTCGCCAAGGAGACTACAATtactataaaaaaacatttccttgtaagaatttgtttaatattaaacaatatttgtttaattccccttttttcttcttcttcgtgttgtttaataaaactgaaaactgacATAGCATTTCAGTTTTGTACTGGTAcaaaatcaaaacttttttttgtcatttaatttaaaagtaattactAAAGCTTCAATGCTAGAAAAAAATCTTTGATGACAAAAAAAGTTGATGCAATTCTAAGTGACAACCCATTTTGTTCTAAATAATAGTCTAattgtaatatacattttaataaatcataGAAGATGAGACATAATAAGTTAactgatttatcttttttttttttttttttttttaaggaatgtctgttgttgttttaatgtttaaatagttGTTGGATTTTAGTCTTTAATCCATCCAGTTTGGAAAGGAACAATGTGAgagaaaacataattaaaatgtataaaaaaaaaagtaaaataaaaaaacaattgtgttgaATGACAGCCTTTTAGCATTAAAATTTCACACTTCCTGTTTTTTGTCTTTAATTGCAAATATTCCACTGAAATAGCACACATGGAATGCCATGGGGGAATTGTatagcactgaaaaaaaaatgcaggataTATACCTGTTCAAACGTTTGTGAGTTTGTGAAATAAATTAAGGAAAAAATATGTGAAAGAAAGACAAGTAAAGAAGTGATGTTGGCAACGTGAATACTTTCCTAGGTATAGTCTTTGAAAAAATAGGAAGGCAAGTGGATATCAGTGTAAAACGCAAAGTAAAGAAGAGCAGCTGAAGTTATTAAAGAGTTTACGTTTAGAGAGTCTGGACTTCTGTAAGGTTTAGTGAGCCTTGCCCTTTCACACAGTTCTTCATACAACCTGCATTTTCTGTAAATGATGTATGCCAATAAGTATAGTTTGCAACTTTGTATTTATTGcatgttttctatattttaatatgtatggaGTTTGCCACTGTGTTCACACAGTTTTTTACTGTTTCAACAGTATACACTTTACAATTAAATCAACCTGCAAGTGGCTTCTATGTGACAGTGTATAATATGATGGCATGGCCGtgaatgaaagtattttattaaaggaaagcaaatattttattacttAGTAAGGTTTTAGCTAAAGTTTTTTATTAAGCATTCATCATTTTGCCTGGATACAGATTTCTGTATCCTGTTATCATTGTCTAGCTAGTGATCTCAAAGTGTGGTACGAACACCATCAGTGGTACACTGAGTGTCCCCAGGTCATAAACTGaggaaattaaaaatgtaaaaaggtaaTCTGAAATCAATTACAGatttgaaaaaagttatttatttttattattattatgtatttgtttgtttgtttaataatttttggGGCTCCAGAAATATTTCAATAACTTTGCAGGTACAagagcaagtgtttttttttttttttcaccgtaCTACATAAAAAGTAGTCAGTTCATTCATCTAGCCAATTCATTGTTTGCTGTCTTTTTCTTAGAACATTGTGTCTCTGCTGTGTTGAAGATTTGGGCTGCCACACTCTGGGACATATCACTCCTGTCCAACACATGGCTTGCTGTCGCTAATTTGCCATGGCAACGGTATCTCCGAACGACTGCCCCACCACGGCAGAACATTGCCGAGTGCGGAAGAGGAGAGTAGAGGGTAAAGTGAGGAAGAACTTCTCCTGTCAGTTGTGTGAGAAGGCCTTCAACAGCTTGGAGAAGCTGAAGGTACACTCGTACTCCCACACAGGAGAAAGGCCGTatcactgcacacacactgaCTGCACCAAGGCCTTCGTCTCCAAGTATAAACTCTTACGGTAGGAACTTATACTTTCACAAACCATTCCATGGCCATCATATGTTTCTGATGCAAACCCACTGTTTTTGTCTAAGtcaaaattgacaaataaatgagTGGTCTGAAATCATATGGTAATTGTTATTTTGCAAAATAAGGTGTTCTTCAGTGGTCTTGGAACAGCATACCTACATCTTAATCTTGACCATCAAAAGGATAGATCACTTAAAATTAAACAATCTCTCATTTGCTCTCCCTCTTGTTGTTTCAAACGGTATTTCTGAAACTAAATGGGGTCGAAACCACATCACCAAACTTGTGGATAAACTGTCCTTTTAACTACCACAAGATTCAGAGGTAAATAAGTTTATTATGTTGTTGAAGCCCTAATACCAATTTACACCTAATATCAAAAGGTAATAACTGATTGAAAGGTATGTTAAAGCCCCAAACTGCAATTCTAACTCCACCTTCTAAGCTAAAACCAAAAATCAGATGGACTGATTGATAAGAATATTGGTCCCGTAACTTGATGCAATCTTATTAAGCAAGACCAGATATACTCaagtttttttaatgacatttggaCATGAATAGTTTCTATTCTGATCAGTGTAGTTTAATGCGTTTGTGTCCATAGGCATATGGCCACACACTCTCCAGAAAAGACACACAAGTGCAGCTACTGCGAGAAGATGTTCCACCGTAAAGATCACCTGAAGAACCACCTCCACACACACGACCCCAACAAGGAGGCTTTCAGCTGCACAGAATGCGGCAAGAGCTACAATACCAAACTAGGCTTTCGAAGGCACCAAGCCCTACACGCCGCACACCGTGGAGACCTCACCTGCCAGGTGTGCCTGCAGTCATACCCAAGCACTCCCCTACTGCTGGAGCACCTACGTGGGCACGCAGGGAAAAGCGCTACCGCAACTAAGGAAAAGCGACATCAGTGCGAGCACTGCGAAAGGCGTTTTTACACCCGTAAGGATGTGCGACGCCACTTGGTTGTGCATACAGGACGCAAGGACTTCCTTTGCCAGTACTGTGCACAACGATTCGGCCGCAAGGACCA
Encoded proteins:
- the plag1 gene encoding zinc finger protein PLAG1 — its product is MATVSPNDCPTTAEHCRVRKRRVEGKVRKNFSCQLCEKAFNSLEKLKVHSYSHTGERPYHCTHTDCTKAFVSKYKLLRHMATHSPEKTHKCSYCEKMFHRKDHLKNHLHTHDPNKEAFSCTECGKSYNTKLGFRRHQALHAAHRGDLTCQVCLQSYPSTPLLLEHLRGHAGKSATATKEKRHQCEHCERRFYTRKDVRRHLVVHTGRKDFLCQYCAQRFGRKDHLTRHVKKSHAHELLRVKAEPVDLMESQSSPTSGPLSLRYPIGHASYSPPPPLRAELESYLLELQAEDTPKLSASATVTGETTSSLDFLSPLFNFLPYNQGPGPTLGMAYSQEEGPLTTPMQDTPEPLSLLHTITHSHTLSQTNALTPSYTHPPSLNTTTTLPRFHQAFQ